The Bacillus sp. Y1 genome has a window encoding:
- a CDS encoding glycosyl hydrolase family 18 protein, with amino-acid sequence MARLETFKKKTIVSKGWIITGLIASILVIISSILLFFYPFASSEKTSYFTGENPVLFQGKQQGNAIIEGESVYVSLDFLKENIDDSVAFDEKSNSIIITTSNKVVQMPTESLTYFINEKPVELQFAPLVDEQGQLYVALDPVIQFYPVTYRVLENSNAVWIEKDGDTLQNAVMTNEDVHEEKLRLRTDATLQSPYVSNVSNGEKIWIEDEKEEFYFVRKIDGIAGYVSKDLVEKQEKETIVVEYEKDPVNTPTFEGPINLTWEAVYTKNPDTTLIPEMNGVNVVSPTWFELKDETGSIGNLASLEYSKWAKAQGYQVWGLFSNAFDPELTHAAFKDYETRQKMIRELLHYSQLYELNGINIDIENVREEDGTLVTQFVREATPYFHEAGLIVSMDITFMAEGNWSAFYERDKLAEIVDYLAIMAYDEHWGSSPKAGSVASLPWVETNLQKLLEIVPNEKLILGIPLYTRLWEIKDSGEVSSKSKSMAQIKEWLTTNHLTPIYDAASGQNYAELYVPDQATTYKVWLEDEQSLTARTNLAVKYDLAGVASWSRYFADETAWTALQTFNQQIVKK; translated from the coding sequence ATGGCACGTCTAGAAACATTTAAGAAAAAAACGATTGTATCAAAAGGATGGATCATCACGGGTCTCATTGCATCTATTCTTGTGATTATCTCTAGTATTCTATTATTCTTTTATCCTTTTGCTTCAAGCGAAAAAACAAGCTACTTCACGGGAGAAAATCCTGTTCTATTTCAAGGGAAACAACAAGGGAATGCCATTATAGAAGGCGAAAGCGTCTATGTATCGTTAGACTTTTTGAAGGAAAATATTGATGACAGCGTCGCGTTTGATGAAAAATCAAATTCAATCATCATTACTACCTCTAATAAAGTGGTACAAATGCCTACAGAGTCTTTAACCTATTTTATTAATGAGAAGCCGGTTGAGCTTCAATTTGCACCTTTAGTAGATGAACAAGGCCAGTTATATGTAGCACTTGACCCGGTCATTCAGTTTTATCCTGTAACCTACCGTGTATTAGAAAACTCAAATGCCGTATGGATTGAAAAGGATGGAGATACTCTTCAAAATGCGGTTATGACGAATGAGGATGTGCACGAGGAAAAACTTCGACTACGAACCGACGCTACCTTACAATCTCCTTATGTTTCAAACGTTTCAAACGGGGAAAAAATTTGGATTGAAGATGAAAAAGAAGAATTCTATTTTGTGAGAAAAATAGATGGAATTGCTGGATATGTATCTAAGGACTTAGTTGAAAAGCAAGAAAAGGAAACGATCGTCGTTGAATACGAAAAAGATCCAGTAAATACTCCAACTTTTGAAGGACCTATCAACCTAACTTGGGAAGCAGTATATACGAAAAACCCAGATACCACTTTGATTCCTGAAATGAACGGAGTAAACGTTGTTTCTCCAACCTGGTTCGAACTAAAGGATGAAACTGGAAGCATCGGGAACCTTGCTTCTCTCGAGTACTCGAAATGGGCAAAGGCCCAGGGCTATCAAGTATGGGGACTATTCTCCAACGCGTTTGATCCCGAACTTACCCACGCAGCCTTTAAGGATTATGAGACGAGACAAAAGATGATAAGAGAGCTCCTACATTACAGTCAGTTATATGAACTAAACGGTATCAATATTGATATTGAAAATGTAAGGGAAGAAGACGGAACGCTAGTGACACAATTTGTTCGAGAGGCAACGCCATACTTTCATGAAGCAGGCTTGATCGTTTCGATGGACATTACGTTTATGGCGGAAGGCAATTGGTCTGCTTTCTATGAACGTGATAAGCTCGCAGAAATTGTCGATTATCTTGCGATTATGGCCTATGACGAGCATTGGGGTTCCTCGCCAAAAGCAGGAAGCGTCGCAAGCCTTCCGTGGGTTGAGACAAACCTACAAAAGCTCTTGGAAATTGTTCCAAATGAAAAGCTGATCTTAGGAATTCCTCTTTACACAAGACTATGGGAAATCAAAGACAGCGGTGAAGTTTCCTCAAAATCCAAAAGCATGGCGCAAATCAAAGAATGGTTAACCACGAATCACTTAACTCCTATCTATGATGCAGCAAGCGGACAAAATTATGCCGAGCTTTATGTTCCAGATCAGGCAACTACCTACAAGGTATGGCTTGAAGATGAACAGTCTCTTACCGCAAGAACTAATTTAGCAGTGAAGTATGATCTTGCCGGGGTGGCGAGCTGGTCCAGATATTTTGCCGATGAAACAGCATGGACCGCTCTGCAAACTTTTAACCAGCAAATAGTGAAAAAGTAA
- a CDS encoding CoA-binding protein, translating to MPIEYPSREELGQILKKAKRIAVVGISNNPERTSYMVSEAMKNAGYEIIPVNPTVDEVFGIKAVAKLTDIEGHVDIVNVFRRSEFLPEVAREFDQIDADVFWAQLGLENEEAYEFLKSKGYTVVMNRCIKVEHALTK from the coding sequence ATGCCAATCGAATATCCGAGCCGTGAAGAATTGGGGCAAATCTTAAAAAAGGCAAAGCGAATCGCTGTTGTTGGAATAAGCAATAATCCAGAACGTACCTCTTACATGGTTTCTGAAGCTATGAAAAATGCTGGTTATGAAATAATTCCAGTAAACCCAACCGTAGATGAAGTGTTTGGTATTAAGGCCGTAGCCAAATTGACTGATATTGAAGGCCATGTAGACATTGTGAATGTGTTTAGACGATCAGAATTTCTCCCAGAGGTGGCAAGAGAGTTCGATCAAATCGATGCTGATGTATTTTGGGCACAGTTAGGATTAGAAAATGAAGAAGCGTACGAATTTTTAAAAAGCAAAGGCTACACTGTCGTTATGAATCGATGCATTAAAGTAGAACATGCTTTGACAAAATAA
- the parE gene encoding DNA topoisomerase IV subunit B, producing the protein MAKNQGTFEYNDDAIQVLEGLDAVRKRPGMYIGSTDSRGLHHLVYEIVDNSVDEALAGHGDHIIVKIHKDNSISVQDKGRGMPTGMHKMGKPTPEVILTVLHAGGKFGQGGYKTSGGLHGVGASVVNALSEWLVVKIKRDGFVYEQRFENGGKPVTTLEKVGKTNQTGTTLHFKPDASIFSTTTYNYETLCERLRESAFLLKGMKIEIIDERNDFHEMFHYENGIEAFVQYLNEEKDVLHPVISFEGTSGGIEVDYAFQFNDGYSENVLSFVNNVRTKDGGTHEAGAKTAMTRVFNEYARKIGLLKEKDKNLDGADIREGFAAIISVRVPEELLQFEGQTKGKLGTSEARSAVDSVVSEYLSYFLEENPETSTLLIRKAIKAYQAREAARKAREEARSGKKRKRSEAVLSGKLTPAQSRNPQKNELYLVEGDSAGGSAKQGRDRRFQAILPLRGKVINTEKAKLQDIFKNEEINTIIHAIGGGIGADFNIDDINYDKVVIMTDADTDGAHIQVLLLTFFYRYMKPLLEAGRIFIALPPLYKVSKGTGKKEIIEYAWSDDDLQSAIKKVGKGYMIQRYKGLGEMNADQLWDTTMNPETRTLIRVRIDDAARAERRVTTLMGDKVEPRRKWIETHVAFGLEEDGSILENENISVAEEVTE; encoded by the coding sequence GTGGCAAAAAATCAAGGAACGTTTGAATACAACGATGATGCCATTCAAGTACTAGAGGGGTTAGATGCGGTTCGAAAACGCCCAGGAATGTACATTGGTAGTACTGATTCACGAGGGCTTCACCATTTGGTGTATGAAATAGTAGATAACTCTGTCGATGAAGCATTAGCAGGTCATGGAGACCATATTATCGTAAAAATACACAAAGATAATTCCATTAGTGTGCAAGACAAAGGGCGTGGTATGCCAACTGGTATGCACAAAATGGGTAAACCCACTCCTGAGGTTATCTTAACTGTCCTTCATGCTGGGGGAAAATTCGGTCAAGGTGGTTATAAAACAAGTGGTGGGCTACACGGAGTAGGTGCATCGGTTGTAAATGCATTGAGCGAGTGGCTCGTGGTAAAGATTAAGCGAGACGGCTTTGTCTACGAGCAGCGTTTTGAAAACGGCGGAAAACCTGTGACTACTTTAGAGAAAGTAGGAAAAACGAATCAAACAGGAACTACGCTACACTTTAAGCCGGATGCGTCCATTTTTTCGACGACGACCTACAATTATGAAACATTGTGTGAACGCTTGAGAGAATCTGCCTTTCTTTTAAAAGGCATGAAAATAGAAATTATTGACGAACGTAATGACTTCCATGAGATGTTCCATTACGAAAATGGAATTGAAGCGTTTGTTCAATATCTGAACGAGGAAAAGGACGTCTTACATCCAGTCATCAGCTTCGAAGGGACGAGCGGTGGAATTGAAGTGGATTACGCGTTCCAATTTAACGATGGATATTCGGAAAATGTTCTTTCTTTCGTCAATAATGTTCGTACAAAAGACGGTGGAACACACGAAGCTGGTGCAAAAACAGCCATGACTCGTGTGTTTAATGAATACGCACGCAAAATCGGCCTGTTAAAAGAAAAGGATAAAAACCTTGACGGAGCGGATATTAGAGAAGGATTTGCAGCCATTATTTCCGTACGTGTTCCGGAAGAACTTCTTCAATTCGAAGGACAGACAAAAGGAAAGCTTGGAACGAGTGAAGCACGTTCTGCAGTAGACTCGGTTGTATCTGAGTATCTGTCTTACTTTTTAGAAGAAAACCCTGAGACCAGTACGTTATTAATACGTAAAGCGATTAAAGCGTATCAAGCTCGTGAAGCCGCTCGTAAAGCTAGAGAAGAAGCACGAAGCGGGAAGAAAAGGAAACGCTCTGAGGCTGTTTTATCAGGGAAGTTAACGCCTGCCCAGTCTAGAAATCCTCAGAAAAATGAACTTTATTTAGTAGAGGGTGACTCTGCTGGAGGATCTGCTAAACAGGGCCGTGACCGTCGTTTTCAAGCGATTCTTCCACTTAGAGGAAAAGTTATCAATACAGAAAAAGCAAAATTACAGGATATTTTTAAAAATGAAGAGATTAATACGATTATCCATGCTATCGGTGGAGGAATTGGAGCAGATTTTAATATTGACGATATCAACTACGATAAAGTTGTCATTATGACCGATGCCGATACCGACGGTGCTCATATCCAAGTTCTGCTCCTTACATTCTTTTACCGTTATATGAAACCACTTCTTGAAGCTGGAAGAATATTCATAGCCCTTCCACCGCTTTATAAAGTAAGTAAAGGAACAGGTAAGAAAGAAATTATTGAGTATGCATGGAGTGACGACGATTTACAGTCAGCCATTAAAAAGGTTGGTAAGGGTTATATGATTCAACGTTACAAGGGACTAGGTGAGATGAACGCTGACCAGCTTTGGGATACAACTATGAATCCTGAAACGAGAACATTAATTCGTGTACGCATTGATGATGCTGCTCGAGCAGAACGTCGTGTGACTACATTAATGGGCGATAAGGTTGAGCCCCGCCGAAAGTGGATTGAAACACATGTAGCCTTCGGTTTAGAGGAAGACGGAAGTATTTTAGAAAATGAAAATATTTCTGTTGCAGAGGAGGTTACTGAATAG
- the parC gene encoding DNA topoisomerase IV subunit A codes for MSLTEKFRDLPLEEVIGDRFGRYSKYIIQDRALPDARDGLKPVQRRILYAMHVEGNTNDKGFRKSAKTVGNVIGNYHPHGDSSVYDAMVRMSQDWKLRNLLVEMHGNNGSIDGDPPAAMRYTEARLSAISSELLRDIDKRTVDFVPNFDDTANEPTVLPAMFPNLLVNGSTGISAGYATEIPPHHLNEIIDGVFMRMDQPNCTVDDLMTVIKGPDFPTGGIIQGVDGIKKAYETGKGKIIVRGKAEIETVRGGKQQIVITEIPFEVNKANLVKKMDEFRLDRKIEGMSEVRDETDRTGLRIVIELKKEADAEGVLNYLYKNTDLQIAYNFNMVAIHHRRPTLMGLTQLLDAYIEHQKEVVTRRSQFDLQKAKDRQHIVAGLMKALSILDEVIQTIRGSKDKRDAKDNLIMKFGFTEAQSEAIVSLQLYRLTNTDITALQNEADELSKKIDELTAILESESKLLSVIKKELKDVRKRFADQRRTIIEAEIEEIKINLEVMVASEDVIVTVTKEGYIKRTSPRSYAASNGQDFGMKDSDQLLAQLDMNTTDVVLLFTNKGNYLYCPVHELPDIRWKDLGQHIANLVPIDRNETIIRVLPVKDFEKEAFLLFITKNGMVKKTELKAYKAQRYSKPLVAINVKDDDEVLDVHETDGTKELLLTTHLGYGLRFAEDEVSIVGARAAGVKGINLKDGDYLTAGKIVDDPRSQSIVIVTQRGAIKKMKLDEFEITSRAKRGVVMLRELKANPHRVIGVVIVSEEDQIFVSTEKGHVEEVRASDIRHNDRYSNGSFIIDETDAGKAKTVWSVAQKETNEATNN; via the coding sequence GTGAGTTTGACGGAAAAATTTCGCGATTTACCACTTGAAGAGGTTATTGGTGATCGCTTCGGAAGATACAGTAAATATATCATTCAAGACCGTGCCTTACCTGACGCAAGGGACGGCCTAAAGCCAGTACAAAGACGTATTCTTTATGCGATGCATGTGGAAGGAAACACAAACGATAAAGGGTTCCGTAAATCGGCCAAAACAGTCGGTAATGTTATTGGTAACTATCATCCACACGGAGATTCCTCCGTGTACGATGCCATGGTACGTATGAGCCAAGACTGGAAGCTACGTAATCTTCTAGTCGAAATGCACGGAAATAACGGTAGCATAGATGGTGACCCACCAGCTGCGATGCGTTATACGGAAGCACGTTTAAGTGCGATTTCTTCTGAATTATTGCGTGATATTGACAAAAGAACCGTTGATTTCGTACCAAACTTTGATGATACTGCAAATGAACCGACCGTTCTTCCAGCGATGTTTCCAAACCTTCTCGTCAATGGTTCTACAGGTATTTCTGCTGGATATGCAACAGAAATACCGCCTCATCATTTGAATGAGATCATCGATGGTGTCTTCATGAGGATGGATCAGCCGAACTGTACGGTTGATGATTTAATGACTGTGATTAAAGGACCTGACTTTCCGACTGGTGGAATCATTCAAGGGGTAGACGGTATTAAAAAGGCCTACGAAACGGGCAAAGGGAAAATTATTGTTCGCGGGAAGGCAGAAATTGAAACGGTTCGTGGCGGTAAGCAGCAAATCGTTATTACAGAAATTCCTTTTGAAGTGAACAAAGCAAACCTTGTGAAAAAAATGGATGAATTCCGCTTAGACCGTAAAATAGAAGGAATGTCTGAGGTTCGTGACGAAACGGACCGTACAGGACTTCGTATCGTGATTGAATTAAAAAAAGAAGCGGATGCTGAAGGTGTACTAAACTATTTATACAAGAACACAGACCTTCAAATTGCATACAACTTTAACATGGTTGCTATCCACCATCGCCGTCCAACGCTCATGGGACTTACACAGCTTCTGGATGCGTATATTGAGCACCAAAAGGAAGTAGTAACTCGACGTTCTCAATTTGACTTACAGAAGGCGAAAGACCGCCAACATATCGTGGCTGGATTAATGAAAGCATTATCCATCCTAGATGAAGTCATCCAAACGATTCGTGGATCAAAAGACAAGCGTGATGCAAAAGATAACTTGATTATGAAGTTTGGCTTTACCGAAGCACAATCCGAAGCAATCGTTTCTTTACAGCTATATCGCTTAACAAACACAGATATTACAGCTCTTCAAAACGAAGCAGATGAACTTTCTAAAAAAATCGATGAACTTACTGCTATTTTAGAAAGTGAGAGCAAGCTTCTTTCTGTTATTAAAAAAGAGTTAAAAGATGTTCGAAAGCGCTTTGCCGATCAACGTCGTACCATTATTGAAGCGGAGATTGAAGAAATTAAGATCAATCTTGAAGTTATGGTAGCAAGCGAAGATGTGATTGTCACTGTGACGAAGGAAGGCTATATTAAACGTACTAGCCCCAGGTCGTATGCTGCATCGAATGGTCAGGATTTTGGCATGAAGGATTCCGACCAATTACTCGCACAGCTTGATATGAACACAACCGATGTGGTTCTGTTATTTACGAATAAAGGGAATTACTTGTACTGTCCAGTGCATGAACTTCCTGATATTCGCTGGAAGGACCTCGGACAACATATAGCAAATCTTGTTCCAATTGATCGTAACGAAACGATTATAAGGGTACTTCCTGTCAAAGATTTTGAGAAGGAAGCGTTCTTGTTGTTCATTACGAAAAATGGAATGGTTAAGAAAACAGAACTGAAGGCGTATAAAGCTCAAAGATATTCGAAGCCACTCGTCGCGATTAATGTAAAGGATGACGACGAAGTACTTGATGTTCATGAAACGGATGGTACGAAGGAGTTGCTATTAACGACTCATTTAGGGTACGGGTTACGTTTCGCTGAAGATGAGGTAAGTATCGTTGGTGCTAGAGCTGCAGGTGTGAAGGGAATTAACCTAAAGGATGGCGATTATCTAACAGCTGGTAAAATTGTCGATGATCCCCGTTCACAAAGCATTGTGATTGTGACTCAGCGCGGAGCCATCAAAAAGATGAAGTTAGATGAATTTGAAATCACATCACGTGCCAAGCGTGGAGTCGTCATGCTTAGAGAATTAAAGGCGAACCCACACCGAGTGATCGGTGTAGTCATCGTGAGTGAAGAAGACCAGATCTTTGTAAGTACAGAAAAAGGTCATGTCGAGGAAGTACGTGCTTCTGATATAAGACATAATGACCGTTACTCGAACGGATCATTTATTATTGATGAAACCGATGCTGGCAAAGCAAAGACGGTGTGGTCGGTTGCTCAAAAAGAAACAAACGAAGCTACAAATAACTAA
- a CDS encoding GNAT family N-acetyltransferase: protein MLKKFTPPFSTELYEQLSLWVSQQQNVRGINLEVPLNLSSVLEEEDGSPDYIYILYQGDKMTAAASVVDILKTKDYEIGFAASDEQTARGLMSVIHQDLLSLFPTSITAVIDERATIEKNALLELGANNEVCEAQLMVSQLSGEKPAVPIELVEYHVNRHNDYREVLMDSFGDKVEEAEAIIQLSLSQPSRTLYGIHVNGATVGTINLIRSDDAFITALAVRPSHQKKGIGRAALHEAVNMLFDEGYRSVSLDVEIKNTHALKLYEEVGFQVQNIFQFFKM from the coding sequence ATGCTAAAAAAATTTACTCCCCCCTTTTCAACTGAACTTTATGAGCAGTTATCACTTTGGGTGTCACAGCAACAAAATGTACGTGGCATTAACTTAGAAGTACCTTTGAATCTCTCTTCTGTTCTAGAGGAGGAAGATGGTTCTCCAGATTATATATATATATTATATCAAGGGGATAAGATGACAGCCGCTGCATCGGTGGTGGATATATTAAAAACAAAAGATTATGAGATTGGTTTTGCAGCTAGTGATGAACAAACGGCAAGAGGCTTGATGAGTGTAATCCACCAAGACTTACTATCACTCTTTCCTACCAGCATCACTGCGGTAATAGATGAAAGAGCAACAATTGAGAAAAATGCTTTATTAGAATTGGGCGCAAATAATGAGGTGTGTGAAGCACAATTAATGGTTTCTCAATTAAGTGGTGAGAAACCTGCTGTTCCAATTGAGTTAGTTGAGTATCATGTTAATCGCCATAATGACTATCGTGAAGTATTAATGGATAGTTTTGGTGATAAAGTAGAAGAAGCGGAAGCTATTATTCAATTGTCACTCTCACAGCCAAGTAGGACACTTTACGGTATCCATGTAAACGGCGCAACGGTTGGAACGATCAATCTTATTCGCTCAGATGATGCCTTTATTACAGCGCTTGCGGTTCGCCCCTCACATCAAAAGAAAGGAATAGGGCGAGCTGCTTTACATGAAGCAGTTAACATGCTTTTTGATGAAGGCTATCGGTCGGTATCTCTTGATGTGGAAATTAAGAATACACATGCACTCAAGTTGTATGAAGAAGTTGGCTTTCAAGTTCAAAACATATTTCAGTTTTTTAAAATGTGA
- a CDS encoding NAD-dependent epimerase/dehydratase family protein, with the protein MKTALVFGGTRFFGVNLVQELLNKGVKVTVATRQNSEIPFGNKVETLKVDRFDLDSVKEAVSGRTWDVVFDQICFNSSNARIAIQALTNKIHTYIYTSTMSVYNYAENVVEVDFDPYTYPISDTPPDQVTYQEGKRQAEAVFFQEATFPVIAVRIPIVLGEHDYTERLLLHINRVKEGAVIGFPNLQAKMGFIHQKEAGSFLAWISEQNFTGPINACANKEISMAELMAFVEQEVGKTAILPNTFDPSEHSPYGIENNWNMSNSKASELGFRFSNLTDWLPGLIKHLAN; encoded by the coding sequence ATGAAAACGGCTTTAGTATTTGGGGGAACAAGGTTTTTCGGAGTAAATTTAGTTCAAGAGTTGCTTAACAAAGGAGTAAAAGTTACGGTTGCAACAAGACAAAACAGTGAGATTCCTTTTGGGAACAAGGTTGAAACGCTAAAGGTTGACCGATTTGATTTAGATTCTGTGAAGGAAGCTGTTAGTGGGAGAACTTGGGATGTTGTATTTGATCAGATTTGCTTTAACTCTAGCAATGCGAGAATTGCCATTCAAGCACTAACTAACAAAATTCATACATACATTTATACTTCAACGATGTCAGTTTATAACTATGCTGAAAATGTGGTTGAAGTAGATTTTGATCCATATACTTATCCTATTTCTGACACACCACCAGATCAAGTAACCTATCAGGAAGGAAAACGACAAGCAGAGGCGGTATTTTTCCAGGAGGCAACCTTTCCTGTGATTGCCGTTAGAATTCCAATTGTTCTCGGTGAACATGATTATACGGAACGTTTACTTCTACATATTAACCGAGTAAAAGAAGGAGCCGTGATCGGATTTCCGAACTTACAAGCCAAAATGGGATTCATTCATCAAAAGGAGGCCGGTAGTTTTCTTGCCTGGATAAGTGAGCAAAACTTCACTGGCCCCATCAACGCCTGTGCAAACAAGGAGATATCAATGGCAGAATTGATGGCGTTTGTAGAACAAGAGGTCGGGAAGACGGCCATTCTCCCAAATACTTTTGACCCATCTGAACACTCACCATACGGTATTGAAAACAACTGGAATATGAGCAACTCTAAGGCAAGTGAGCTTGGGTTTCGTTTTAGTAATCTAACTGATTGGTTACCGGGACTTATTAAACATTTAGCAAACTAA
- a CDS encoding staygreen family protein: MSKFDPAMLNVTYFPPATPFKPVDERKYTLTHSDVTGELFLNIGYCYDFDAVNSKFRDEVLAEWKPVMGQYTLLGKVYVTNGEFDKNYAMIRFHIFQKELPLALTAMVYGDQKFYQNYPWLLDSPIYIQFESSYPQYNQYMYFGTPRYYLTTALQQRVV, translated from the coding sequence ATGAGTAAGTTTGATCCGGCTATGTTAAATGTGACATACTTTCCACCAGCAACACCCTTTAAACCTGTAGATGAGAGAAAATATACCTTAACGCACTCAGACGTAACAGGTGAGCTATTTTTAAATATAGGATATTGCTACGATTTTGATGCGGTTAATAGCAAATTTCGAGATGAAGTGTTGGCTGAGTGGAAACCTGTCATGGGTCAATACACATTATTAGGGAAAGTGTATGTTACGAACGGAGAATTTGACAAAAATTATGCGATGATTCGCTTTCACATTTTCCAAAAAGAGCTACCATTAGCACTAACAGCAATGGTATATGGTGACCAAAAATTCTATCAAAATTATCCATGGTTATTAGACTCACCAATTTATATACAATTCGAGTCTTCTTACCCACAATATAACCAATACATGTACTTCGGCACTCCTAGATATTATTTAACAACCGCCCTTCAACAGCGAGTTGTTTAA
- a CDS encoding group II intron maturase-specific domain-containing protein has product MTKRNWSVPLDHRILKLKQVIVGWVNYFRIANMKKVMT; this is encoded by the coding sequence ATGACAAAGCGAAACTGGAGTGTCCCGTTAGACCACCGAATATTGAAACTGAAACAAGTCATTGTTGGATGGGTCAACTATTTTAGAATCGCAAACATGAAAAAAGTAATGACTTAA